One stretch of Variovorax sp. TBS-050B DNA includes these proteins:
- a CDS encoding DUF2878 domain-containing protein — protein MMRSADLPAAVTATLARAPLHAGPTRAIQLSNFAVFQLAWFAAVVGAAHGQPLAGTACVAAAIGWHLFVSARPAREARLVALACLIGLVVETAIVQQGHVVYPSGQPVPQLAPYWMVALWGLLAIALNVTMRWLRGRPWLAAALGAALGPLAFVSGVRLGGAQFVHAVPALLTLALVWAVLMPVLMRLSVRFDGVSAPGGTHHG, from the coding sequence ATGATGCGCAGCGCCGATCTGCCGGCCGCCGTCACCGCCACCTTGGCGCGCGCACCGCTGCATGCCGGGCCGACGCGCGCGATCCAGCTGTCGAACTTCGCCGTGTTCCAGCTCGCATGGTTTGCCGCGGTGGTGGGGGCGGCCCACGGCCAGCCGCTCGCCGGCACGGCCTGCGTGGCCGCCGCGATCGGCTGGCATCTCTTCGTGTCGGCCCGGCCGGCACGCGAGGCGCGGCTCGTGGCGCTGGCCTGCCTCATCGGCTTGGTCGTCGAGACCGCGATCGTGCAGCAGGGCCATGTGGTTTATCCCTCAGGCCAGCCGGTGCCGCAGCTCGCACCGTACTGGATGGTCGCACTCTGGGGCCTGCTCGCCATCGCGCTCAACGTGACGATGCGATGGCTTCGCGGGCGGCCGTGGCTGGCGGCGGCGCTCGGTGCGGCGCTGGGGCCGCTGGCCTTCGTCTCCGGCGTGCGGCTGGGCGGTGCGCAGTTCGTGCATGCCGTGCCCGCGCTGCTGACGCTGGCGCTGGTGTGGGCGGTGCTCATGCCGGTGCTGATGCGCCTGTCGGTCCGCTTCGACGGCGTGAGCGCGCCCGGCGGCACGCACCATGGCTGA
- a CDS encoding DUF1295 domain-containing protein, which produces MAEEAGFFGAALAGLAFTAALAFATWGASLARSDASLVDRVWSLCIAGAGAMYFVWLRPQVGLRGMGMLLLAGAWALRLSLFITWRNWGHGEDRRYRRIRARNQPNFGFKSLYLVFGLQAVLAWVVSAPLLAGMSEARPLNALDAAGFALALFGLVFEAVADAQMARFKADRGNEGQVMDRGLWRYTRHPNYFGEACVWWGLWLVAVGGAGWGGAWSAVSPVLMTVLLLRVSGVRLLEQDIAERRPAYREYIARTNAFVPGPVRKAPR; this is translated from the coding sequence ATGGCTGAGGAAGCCGGCTTCTTCGGCGCGGCGCTGGCCGGGCTGGCCTTCACGGCCGCGCTGGCGTTCGCGACCTGGGGCGCGAGCCTTGCACGCAGCGATGCGAGCCTGGTCGACCGCGTCTGGTCGCTGTGCATCGCGGGCGCCGGGGCGATGTACTTCGTCTGGCTGCGGCCGCAGGTCGGGCTGCGCGGGATGGGCATGCTGCTGCTCGCCGGCGCCTGGGCCCTGCGGCTCAGCCTGTTCATCACCTGGCGCAACTGGGGTCACGGCGAAGACCGGCGCTACCGCCGGATCCGCGCGCGCAACCAGCCGAACTTCGGGTTCAAGAGCCTGTACCTCGTGTTCGGGCTCCAGGCCGTGCTGGCCTGGGTGGTCTCGGCGCCGTTGCTTGCCGGCATGTCCGAAGCACGCCCGCTGAACGCGCTCGATGCGGCCGGCTTCGCGCTCGCGCTCTTCGGCCTGGTCTTCGAGGCCGTGGCCGATGCGCAGATGGCGCGCTTCAAAGCCGACCGCGGGAACGAAGGACAGGTGATGGACCGCGGCCTCTGGCGCTACACGCGGCATCCGAACTATTTCGGCGAGGCCTGCGTCTGGTGGGGGCTGTGGCTCGTGGCGGTGGGCGGTGCCGGCTGGGGCGGTGCGTGGAGCGCGGTGTCGCCGGTGCTCATGACGGTGCTGCTGCTCAGGGTGTCGGGCGTTCGCCTGCTGGAGCAGGACATCGCCGAGCGCCGCCCCGCGTACCGCGAGTACATCGCCCGCACCAATGCCTTCGTGCCGGGCCCCGTGCGAAAGGCGCCGCGATGA
- a CDS encoding DUF6134 family protein yields the protein MKARLPFVLAASAALAGTAQAEAWNFGVFLDDQPIGEHRFSVTGPADARKVISEASFRVKLLGLTVYRYRHRAVEQWQGDCLSELEASTDDDGEASRVRAQPQGDAGLAVVTLTGTQALKGCVMSFAYWNPAIQRQARLLNAQTGRSENVQVRAMGGGTVEVRGRPVAATRWRIDGPAQPIDVWYAAEGGEWLALDSTVDGGRRLSYRLK from the coding sequence ATGAAGGCGCGCTTGCCCTTCGTGCTGGCCGCATCGGCCGCGCTGGCCGGCACCGCCCAAGCCGAGGCCTGGAACTTCGGCGTCTTCCTCGACGATCAGCCGATCGGCGAGCACCGCTTCAGCGTCACGGGTCCGGCCGATGCGCGCAAGGTGATCAGCGAGGCCAGCTTCCGCGTCAAGTTGCTGGGCCTGACGGTCTACCGCTACCGCCACCGCGCGGTCGAGCAATGGCAGGGCGATTGCCTGAGCGAACTCGAAGCGAGCACCGACGACGACGGCGAAGCCAGCCGCGTGCGCGCGCAGCCCCAGGGCGACGCCGGCCTCGCCGTGGTTACGCTCACGGGCACCCAGGCGTTGAAGGGCTGCGTGATGAGCTTCGCCTACTGGAACCCCGCCATCCAGCGGCAGGCACGGCTTCTCAATGCGCAGACCGGCCGCAGCGAGAACGTGCAGGTGCGCGCCATGGGCGGCGGCACGGTCGAGGTGCGCGGCCGGCCCGTTGCCGCGACGCGGTGGCGCATCGACGGTCCGGCGCAGCCGATCGACGTCTGGTACGCGGCCGAGGGCGGCGAATGGCTCGCGCTCGATTCGACCGTCGATGGCGGGCGCCGGCTCAGCTATCGCCTGAAGTGA
- a CDS encoding cyclopropane-fatty-acyl-phospholipid synthase family protein, whose amino-acid sequence MNTSSSSSPNGLNAEALDPAAAFAPAAWTRRPLRRLLARLLRRVRCGSVAVELPGGERVEGRGAADGPHAAISLHRWRPLARLLLRGDIGLAESYRDGDWSSPDLTALLEFGIRNEAAWGRAFEAALPARWFGRAVHGLRANTRRGSRRNIAFHYDMGNAFYAKWLDPDLIYSSALYATGDETLEEAQAAKIARIAELLAPAADDRVLEIGCGWGALALALADRHGARVTGLTLSTEQLAHARQRVDAQGLGSRVDLRLQDYRDAEGSYDRIVSIEMLEAVGERYWPVYFDTLRRRLAPGGVAVVQVITMADTHFERYRRSPDFIQRFIFPGGMLPSVSALEAEAARAGLTLARAESFGASYAATLAEWRHRFLAAWPSIEPLGFDAAFKRLWEYYLCYCEAGFMAERVDVGLFTLKHRASAACT is encoded by the coding sequence ATGAACACCTCTTCTTCCTCATCGCCGAACGGTCTGAACGCCGAGGCCCTGGACCCCGCCGCCGCCTTCGCCCCTGCGGCGTGGACGCGCCGGCCGCTGCGGCGGCTGCTGGCGCGCCTGCTGCGCCGCGTGCGCTGCGGCAGCGTCGCGGTCGAACTGCCGGGCGGCGAGCGCGTGGAAGGCCGCGGCGCCGCCGACGGGCCGCACGCGGCCATCAGCCTGCATCGCTGGCGTCCGCTCGCACGCCTGCTGCTGCGCGGCGACATCGGCCTGGCGGAGTCGTACCGCGACGGCGACTGGTCGAGCCCGGACCTCACGGCGCTGCTCGAATTCGGCATCCGCAACGAAGCGGCCTGGGGGCGCGCCTTCGAAGCCGCGCTGCCCGCCCGCTGGTTCGGCCGCGCGGTGCACGGCCTGCGCGCCAACACGCGCCGCGGCAGCCGCCGCAACATCGCCTTCCACTACGACATGGGCAACGCGTTCTACGCCAAGTGGCTCGATCCCGACCTGATCTATTCGAGCGCGCTCTACGCCACCGGCGACGAGACGCTCGAAGAAGCGCAGGCGGCCAAGATCGCGCGCATTGCCGAACTGCTCGCGCCTGCGGCGGACGACCGCGTGCTCGAGATCGGATGCGGCTGGGGCGCGCTCGCCCTCGCGCTGGCCGACCGGCACGGCGCACGCGTGACCGGCCTCACGCTCTCGACCGAGCAGCTCGCGCATGCGCGGCAGCGCGTGGATGCGCAGGGCCTGGGCTCGCGCGTCGACCTGCGGCTGCAGGATTACCGCGATGCCGAAGGAAGCTACGACCGCATCGTGTCGATCGAGATGCTCGAGGCCGTGGGCGAGCGCTACTGGCCGGTGTACTTCGACACGCTGCGCCGGCGTCTCGCACCGGGCGGCGTGGCGGTGGTGCAGGTGATCACCATGGCCGATACGCACTTCGAGCGCTACCGCCGCAGCCCCGACTTCATCCAGCGCTTCATCTTCCCGGGCGGCATGCTGCCTTCGGTGAGCGCCCTCGAAGCGGAGGCGGCCCGCGCCGGCCTCACGCTGGCCCGGGCCGAATCCTTCGGCGCCAGCTATGCGGCCACGCTCGCCGAATGGCGGCATCGCTTCCTCGCGGCCTGGCCCTCGATCGAACCGCTGGGCTTCGATGCCGCGTTCAAGCGGCTGTGGGAGTACTACCTCTGCTACTGCGAGGCAGGCTTCATGGCCGAGCGGGTCGACGTCGGCCTCTTCACGCTGAAGCACCGCGCATCCGCAGCCTGCACCTGA
- a CDS encoding DUF1365 family protein has translation MNDEAALYVGRVMHQRLRPARHRLAYRMFSMLVDVDALPALSARLRLFSFDRFNLFSLHARDYGAGSDDGLRPHVERQLQAAGLVTGGAIRLLTMPRILGHVFNPLSVYFCDHPGGGLQAVLYEVNNTFGQRHGYLIPVREDQRHGGPVAQQCGKHFHVSPFLDLEMRYDFRVEPPDAARPGLGIGITVSDAEGPVLVARFDAARRPLGDAALARVFFTHPLLTLKVVAAIHWEALRLWIKGARVRSCPPAPAQPVSIVAGTKDS, from the coding sequence TTGAACGACGAGGCCGCCCTCTACGTCGGCCGCGTCATGCACCAGCGGCTGCGCCCGGCGCGCCATCGCCTGGCGTACCGCATGTTCTCGATGCTGGTGGACGTCGATGCGTTGCCGGCGCTCTCCGCGCGGCTGCGGCTTTTTTCGTTCGACCGCTTCAACCTGTTCAGCCTGCACGCACGCGACTACGGCGCAGGCAGCGACGACGGCCTGCGCCCGCACGTGGAGCGCCAGCTGCAGGCCGCGGGCCTGGTCACCGGCGGCGCGATCCGCCTGCTGACGATGCCGCGCATCCTGGGCCACGTGTTCAACCCGTTGAGCGTGTATTTCTGCGACCACCCCGGAGGCGGGCTGCAGGCGGTGCTCTACGAGGTGAACAACACCTTCGGCCAGCGCCACGGCTACCTGATTCCGGTGCGCGAAGACCAACGCCATGGCGGGCCTGTCGCGCAACAGTGCGGCAAGCACTTCCATGTCTCGCCGTTCCTCGATCTCGAGATGCGCTACGACTTCCGCGTCGAGCCGCCCGATGCCGCGCGGCCGGGGCTCGGCATCGGCATCACGGTGTCGGACGCCGAAGGGCCGGTGCTCGTGGCGCGCTTCGATGCCGCGCGCCGCCCGCTCGGCGACGCGGCGCTGGCGCGCGTGTTCTTCACCCATCCGCTGCTGACCCTGAAGGTGGTCGCCGCCATCCACTGGGAAGCGCTGCGGCTGTGGATCAAGGGCGCGCGCGTGCGCAGCTGCCCGCCCGCGCCGGCGCAGCCGGTGAGCATCGTTGCTGGAACCAAGGACTCATGA
- a CDS encoding DUF2177 family protein — protein sequence MSLRQFAIAYLASAVVFLVLDAIWLSTMADRLYRPALGHLMLDRFSLGPAALFYAIYLVGVVVFAVLPALASGRWLTALGHGALLGLVAYATYDLTNQATLKGWPWMVTAADLCWGSFVTAVTAGVAAKVALGVGVVSRSG from the coding sequence ATGTCCCTCCGGCAATTCGCCATCGCCTACCTCGCCTCGGCCGTCGTCTTTCTGGTGCTCGACGCCATCTGGCTCAGCACCATGGCCGACCGGCTGTACCGCCCCGCGCTCGGCCACCTGATGCTCGATCGCTTCTCGCTGGGCCCCGCCGCGCTCTTCTATGCGATCTACCTGGTCGGCGTGGTGGTGTTCGCGGTCTTGCCCGCACTCGCCAGCGGCCGCTGGCTCACCGCGCTGGGGCACGGCGCGCTGCTCGGCCTCGTCGCCTACGCCACCTACGACCTGACCAACCAGGCCACGCTGAAGGGCTGGCCGTGGATGGTGACGGCGGCGGACCTGTGCTGGGGCAGCTTCGTCACTGCGGTGACTGCGGGCGTGGCGGCGAAGGTCGCGCTGGGGGTGGGGGTGGTGTCGCGATCGGGGTGA
- a CDS encoding DUF2845 domain-containing protein: MIGMNSAPPQPAASAHLRSACWLAAALLTIHVSPVEASQSLGCNGALVSKGDSPVSLLQKCGEPIHRQGVCVSMLQLGWVVTPYRPGSPAAMLANQCVPMEEWTYDRGPGTFYGVVRIYNGAIESVRDGERNR, from the coding sequence ATGATCGGCATGAACAGCGCTCCTCCCCAGCCTGCGGCATCGGCTCATCTCCGTTCGGCCTGCTGGCTCGCGGCGGCGCTTCTGACCATCCATGTTTCGCCCGTCGAGGCCTCCCAATCCTTGGGTTGCAACGGGGCGCTCGTGAGCAAAGGTGACTCGCCCGTCTCGTTGCTCCAAAAGTGCGGCGAGCCGATCCATCGCCAGGGCGTCTGCGTCTCGATGCTGCAGCTCGGCTGGGTGGTGACGCCTTATCGTCCAGGGAGTCCTGCTGCGATGCTCGCGAATCAATGCGTGCCCATGGAGGAGTGGACCTACGACCGAGGGCCAGGCACGTTCTACGGGGTTGTTCGCATCTACAACGGTGCGATCGAATCCGTACGCGATGGTGAGCGCAACCGATGA
- a CDS encoding cyclopropane-fatty-acyl-phospholipid synthase family protein: MPAGFFGAVLGPHRKYSSCFWPEGAATLPQAETAALAATCERAGLADGQDVLELGCGWGSLSLWMARHYPASRITALSNSHSQRDHIEREAERQGLRNLRVITQDFNVFDTPARFDRIVSVEMFEHLRNWPRAFANVARWLRPEGRFFMHVFAHRGAPYAFVERDASDWMSRHFFSGGMMPSDDLALRCQDDLRLRDQWRWDGIHYQRTAEAWLRNMDERRSMLLPLFQATYGDEAEVWWTRWRLFFMSVAELFGFEGGQRWWVSHYLFERRA, encoded by the coding sequence GTGCCCGCGGGCTTCTTCGGCGCGGTGCTGGGCCCGCACCGCAAGTACAGCAGCTGCTTCTGGCCCGAGGGCGCCGCGACGCTGCCGCAGGCCGAAACCGCGGCACTGGCGGCTACCTGCGAGCGCGCCGGCCTGGCGGACGGGCAGGACGTGCTCGAACTGGGCTGCGGCTGGGGCTCGCTGTCGCTGTGGATGGCGCGGCACTATCCGGCGAGCCGCATCACTGCGCTCTCCAACTCGCACTCGCAGCGCGACCACATCGAGCGCGAAGCCGAGCGCCAGGGGTTGCGCAACCTTCGCGTGATCACCCAGGACTTCAACGTCTTCGACACCCCGGCGCGTTTCGACCGCATCGTCTCGGTCGAGATGTTCGAACACCTGCGCAACTGGCCGCGCGCCTTCGCCAACGTGGCGCGCTGGTTGCGCCCGGAGGGGCGGTTCTTCATGCATGTCTTCGCGCACCGCGGCGCGCCGTACGCCTTCGTCGAGCGCGACGCGAGCGACTGGATGAGCCGCCATTTCTTCTCCGGCGGCATGATGCCGAGCGACGACCTGGCCCTGCGCTGCCAGGACGACCTGCGCCTGCGCGACCAGTGGCGCTGGGACGGCATCCACTACCAGCGCACCGCCGAGGCCTGGCTGCGCAACATGGACGAGCGGCGCAGCATGCTGCTGCCGCTCTTCCAGGCCACCTACGGCGACGAGGCCGAGGTCTGGTGGACCCGCTGGCGGCTGTTCTTCATGTCGGTGGCCGAGCTGTTCGGCTTCGAGGGCGGGCAGCGGTGGTGGGTGAGCCACTATCTTTTCGAGCGGCGCGCATGA
- a CDS encoding FAD-dependent oxidoreductase, with protein MTVAAAPEAPLPPTHAPGGPVLDIAVVGSGISGLAAGWLLSQRHRVTVYEADSRAGGHSNTVQVGAGPGAIAVDTGFIVYNESAYPNLTALFAHLGVATQPAEMSFAVSLDGGALEYSGSGLRGLFAQRANLVRPRFWSMLRELVRFYRQAPGEAARFGLAPLDSYLDARGYGRAFREDHLYPMAAAIWSTPAARIGDYPTEAFVRFCENHHLLNLGDRPAWRTVTGGSARYVARLAEGIGEPLRLDSAVLELRREAGGVFVRTERAAAPRRFDHVVIAAHADQALRLLPDATADETRLLGAFGYSRNRAVLHSDPALMPRRRAVWSSWNYAADRRRDGAPCVTYWMNRLQGIADDTPLFLTLNPAQEPAREHLIRSEVYEHPVFDPHAMRAQDELWSLQGQRRTWFCGAYFGAGFHEDGLQAGLAVAEALGGVRRPWTVADESGRIRLRSTLAAEALA; from the coding sequence ATGACCGTTGCCGCCGCCCCCGAGGCGCCCCTGCCGCCCACGCATGCACCCGGCGGGCCGGTGCTCGACATCGCCGTCGTCGGGAGCGGCATCTCGGGCCTTGCGGCGGGCTGGCTGCTGTCGCAGCGGCACCGCGTCACGGTGTACGAGGCCGACAGCCGCGCCGGCGGCCACAGCAACACCGTGCAGGTGGGCGCCGGCCCCGGGGCGATCGCGGTGGACACCGGCTTCATCGTCTACAACGAATCGGCGTACCCGAACCTCACGGCGCTGTTCGCGCACCTGGGCGTGGCGACGCAGCCCGCGGAGATGTCGTTCGCGGTGAGCCTGGACGGCGGCGCACTGGAGTATTCGGGCAGCGGGCTGCGGGGGCTGTTCGCGCAGCGCGCCAATCTCGTGCGGCCGCGCTTCTGGTCGATGCTGCGCGAGCTGGTGCGCTTCTACCGGCAGGCGCCCGGCGAAGCGGCGCGCTTCGGGCTCGCGCCGCTCGACAGCTACCTGGATGCACGCGGCTACGGCCGCGCCTTCCGCGAAGACCACCTGTACCCGATGGCCGCGGCCATCTGGTCCACGCCCGCCGCGCGCATCGGCGACTATCCGACCGAAGCCTTCGTCCGCTTCTGCGAGAACCACCATCTGCTGAACCTGGGCGACCGGCCCGCGTGGCGCACGGTGACCGGCGGCAGCGCGCGCTATGTGGCGCGGCTGGCCGAGGGCATCGGCGAACCGCTGCGGCTCGACAGCGCCGTGCTCGAACTGCGGCGCGAGGCCGGCGGCGTCTTCGTGCGCACCGAGCGTGCGGCGGCGCCCCGGCGCTTCGACCATGTGGTGATCGCCGCGCATGCCGATCAGGCGCTGCGCCTGCTGCCCGACGCGACTGCCGACGAGACGCGGCTGCTGGGCGCCTTCGGCTACAGCCGCAACCGCGCGGTGCTGCACAGCGACCCGGCGCTGATGCCGCGGCGCCGCGCGGTCTGGTCGAGCTGGAACTACGCCGCCGACCGCCGCCGCGACGGCGCGCCGTGCGTCACCTACTGGATGAACCGGCTGCAGGGCATTGCGGACGACACGCCGCTCTTTCTCACGCTGAACCCGGCGCAGGAGCCGGCGCGCGAGCACCTGATCCGCAGCGAGGTCTACGAGCACCCGGTGTTCGACCCCCACGCCATGCGCGCGCAGGACGAACTGTGGTCGCTGCAGGGGCAGCGCCGCACCTGGTTCTGCGGGGCCTACTTCGGCGCCGGTTTCCATGAGGACGGGCTGCAGGCCGGCCTGGCGGTGGCCGAGGCGCTCGGCGGCGTGCGCCGGCCCTGGACGGTGGCCGACGAGTCGGGCCGCATCCGGCTGCGCTCCACCTTGGCGGCGGAGGCCCTCGCTTGA
- a CDS encoding LysR family transcriptional regulator, whose translation MDGLDLIKTFREVAFRRSFSRAAISLGMSKATVSRYVAELEDRSGVRLLNRSTRSLSLTDAGQVLLDRSTELVAMAENTLNDLQAHGAHPRGRLRMSAPHGLIAGWLSDVIADFIKRYPDVYVSLVFTNSAIDLIEEGIDIHLTGGRIDDMNLIVRRLVQFEMVVCASPSYWAQRGMPQVPEDLSRHDVLSYSAAPTTHLRFEAGGEGYEVPVHSRMEANDAVALIELALRGAGVAYVPEPLAQSHLERGALVPVLRDHMPHDHWLYAAYSQRRHNSAAMRAMLDFLEQSVASNGGGLPVLPPAVPVAPLTCALSRPSGIARASASVGRSAS comes from the coding sequence ATGGACGGCCTCGACCTCATCAAAACATTCCGCGAAGTTGCGTTCCGCCGCAGCTTCTCCCGCGCAGCCATTTCGCTGGGCATGTCGAAAGCCACCGTCAGCCGCTACGTCGCCGAACTCGAGGACCGCAGCGGCGTGCGCCTGCTGAACCGCTCCACCCGGTCGCTCAGCCTGACCGATGCCGGCCAGGTGCTGCTCGACCGCAGCACCGAACTGGTGGCGATGGCCGAGAACACGCTCAACGACCTGCAGGCGCACGGCGCCCATCCGCGCGGGCGGCTGCGCATGAGCGCGCCGCACGGGCTGATCGCGGGCTGGCTCTCGGACGTGATCGCCGATTTCATCAAGCGCTACCCCGACGTGTACGTGAGCCTGGTCTTCACCAACAGCGCGATCGACCTGATCGAGGAAGGCATCGACATCCACCTGACCGGCGGACGCATCGACGACATGAACCTGATCGTGCGCCGGCTGGTGCAGTTCGAGATGGTGGTCTGCGCGAGCCCGTCGTACTGGGCGCAGCGCGGCATGCCGCAGGTGCCCGAGGACCTGTCGCGCCACGACGTGCTGAGCTATTCGGCCGCGCCCACCACCCACCTGCGCTTCGAGGCCGGCGGCGAGGGCTACGAAGTGCCGGTGCACAGCCGCATGGAAGCCAACGACGCGGTCGCGCTGATCGAGCTCGCGCTGCGCGGCGCGGGCGTGGCCTACGTGCCCGAGCCGCTCGCGCAGTCGCATCTGGAGCGCGGCGCGCTGGTGCCGGTGCTGCGCGACCACATGCCGCACGACCACTGGCTCTATGCCGCCTATTCGCAGCGGCGCCACAACAGCGCGGCCATGCGCGCGATGCTCGATTTCCTGGAGCAGTCGGTGGCCTCGAATGGCGGCGGGCTGCCGGTGCTGCCGCCGGCCGTGCCCGTGGCGCCGCTCACGTGCGCCCTTTCCAGGCCGTCAGGTATCGCCCGTGCCAGTGCGTCGGTCGGCCGGTCCGCTTCGTAA
- a CDS encoding ChrR family anti-sigma-E factor gives MTIQHHPGDELLLAHAAGSLERGHSVVVAAHLEGCAHCRERMRVFETVGGALLEELPPHAMAPDALARTIAAIDAAASSPSPPEQAAPLRRPALPPGMAWPRSLADCPATPWRWLGPGMRWSRVTLPDDPAANVFLLRIGAGKNLPMHTHSDSELTQVMYGTFHDGRALFGPGDFDEGDGSFHHQPVVQAASECICLASVRGRVLFNGVIARTLGALVGM, from the coding sequence ATGACCATCCAACACCATCCCGGCGACGAACTGCTGCTGGCCCATGCGGCCGGCAGCCTCGAGCGCGGACATTCGGTGGTCGTTGCCGCCCACCTCGAAGGCTGCGCGCACTGCCGCGAGCGCATGCGCGTCTTCGAGACGGTCGGCGGCGCGCTGCTGGAAGAACTGCCGCCCCACGCCATGGCGCCCGATGCGCTCGCGCGCACCATCGCCGCCATCGACGCGGCAGCGAGCTCGCCATCCCCCCCGGAGCAAGCCGCCCCGCTCCGGCGCCCCGCCCTGCCGCCCGGCATGGCCTGGCCGCGCTCGCTGGCCGACTGCCCCGCCACGCCCTGGCGCTGGCTCGGCCCCGGCATGCGCTGGAGCCGCGTCACCCTGCCGGACGACCCCGCGGCCAACGTCTTCCTGCTGCGCATCGGCGCGGGCAAGAACCTGCCGATGCACACCCACAGCGATTCCGAGCTCACGCAGGTGATGTACGGCACCTTCCACGACGGCCGCGCACTGTTCGGCCCCGGTGATTTCGACGAAGGCGACGGCAGCTTTCACCACCAGCCGGTGGTGCAGGCCGCCAGCGAATGCATCTGCCTGGCCTCGGTGCGCGGGCGGGTGCTGTTCAATGGGGTCATTGCGCGGACGCTGGGGGCGTTGGTGGGGATGTGA
- a CDS encoding sigma-70 family RNA polymerase sigma factor: MNTVRHPQAPVRSRAAPRAPWLSIVTLHQGRDAMPTSEELTRLAEAMARHGDRQAFAALFKHFAPRVKSYLIRLGTSEGLAEELAQEAMVNVWRKAASFDARRAGVSTWIFTIARNLRVDHFRRAGNRTAEIGVSEDEGDDAPDPLPQPDELLLARQREAGVREAMAQLPPEQAHVLRLSFYEEQPHAQIAATLGLPLGTVKSRVRLAVRHLRRLLDRLEP; the protein is encoded by the coding sequence ATGAACACCGTCCGACATCCCCAGGCACCGGTCCGTTCGCGCGCCGCGCCGCGCGCGCCCTGGCTGTCGATCGTGACACTGCATCAGGGCCGCGACGCGATGCCGACAAGCGAAGAACTCACCCGCCTGGCCGAAGCCATGGCACGCCACGGCGACAGGCAGGCCTTCGCCGCGCTGTTCAAGCATTTCGCGCCGCGCGTCAAGTCGTACCTGATCCGGCTCGGCACCTCCGAGGGCCTGGCCGAAGAGCTGGCGCAGGAGGCCATGGTCAACGTGTGGCGCAAGGCCGCGAGCTTCGACGCCCGCCGCGCCGGCGTCTCGACCTGGATCTTCACCATCGCGCGCAACCTGCGGGTGGACCATTTCCGGCGCGCGGGCAACCGCACGGCGGAGATCGGCGTGTCCGAGGACGAGGGCGACGATGCGCCGGACCCCCTGCCCCAGCCCGACGAGCTGCTGCTCGCCCGGCAGCGCGAGGCCGGCGTGCGCGAAGCCATGGCCCAGCTGCCGCCCGAACAGGCGCACGTGCTGCGCCTTTCCTTCTACGAAGAGCAGCCGCATGCGCAGATCGCCGCCACGCTCGGCCTTCCGCTCGGCACCGTCAAATCGCGCGTGCGCCTGGCCGTTCGCCATCTGCGCCGGCTGCTCGACCGACTCGAACCATGA